From the genome of Nostoc punctiforme PCC 73102, one region includes:
- a CDS encoding RecQ family ATP-dependent DNA helicase, whose amino-acid sequence MQDLSNIDLFYAYLDLEINSENNIYRIGLVSLNLTKDFYQENLNQAYEEIRKLKNSNLAVCGHNFRRFDYPYLIEQEQQLSSWHIIDTLELSILAFPLQHSHKLNKYYKQSEYSSNNPLEDAQATRLLLGQQLEALFKKPDEVQQIYIWLLTCGCDDADLAYQQFFSDHLGLKIEQPAIEMLPETMLKRINQSYLQQLWSSPQTYDFEIRLCVAGLLAWNYECNTNESKQVFCDWLRHLNGFQAVLENLRPLSTDEFAISSYLEYFEIPSFRPLQSEAVQAIINNDRPLVLMPTGGGKSLCYQLPAFMFHERHKALTIVISPLQALMADQVADLEQAGFFFSTFINGNLSAAERRQRLEELRFGSKGLLYISPEQLRSMSIRALLEQRPPVLWVIDEAHCVSQWGHDFRPDYRYIPKFIQELYQERQLAMPLLALMTATATVKVVEDIKKLFAQYQLNINRTIDGAITRENLTFQVIPVAGNKEQVLLEQVKEAIKLGGSTLVYTTTRKNAEKLAELLNQSHIKAKYYHGKLAKEKKQEVLQEFKSGKLNVITATCAFGMGINRKDVRAVIHHSMSANLEGYVQEAGRAGRDGEPAVCTLLFDPKDADTVFRLQSLNQLSEQDLKNVLISTRHIRDRTFGSARDDWFWVTTNEIFQEGDFDEELGEDSEQQNTKIKVGLHYLENFGLLERAENFSSFIQFELSHNTFAESMEQFEKYNQIKSLSRFEADNFERLIQAMHVAKAYCSTNDEPFPLDRLSDEAGISLHDLTARIRELQRAEVCSFEIPITLVITKGVRGDARKNHERIRQLEDQLLNALNELFGNENEIQINLRGLASRLDPDNSKKIRASNIIDILEGWVAQKWVKLNRIAHDVVRLRDIKVAEHLPEHKILTATVLEVLYQALADTTGARLPLKYELGRLATEVTQQTKLDWDKEELEVILLWLHQRKIIRLSDGLNLFQQSLKVRVIKNANISTVTRRYPRVEAHYEEQTRRTHYMVQYGKLKLTEQRQQFVSDYFGTNQKEFISKYQISAQEITRPILPEDYKQIVEPLNSAQKEIVIASDPAMAVIAGPGSGKTRTIVHRIAYLVKVKRVEPKRILVLAYNRNAVRELRLRLRNILGEQSSQIRVFTFHGLALALLGRTVGEYSRTQAINFDRLLIEACELLAKGEEFEDVDDDIQARRIQLLGKLEYIFVDEYQDVSEKEYRLIKLISGLNESEDKKKSVQINLCVIGDDDQNIFEFNGANTKYILQFKDEYNAKTLLLTANYRSTENIIEVANELIQKNPERCKQAPEEQIHINYERQGTKGQPVVALKFNNAFQQAGWIKDKIQTWLDSGTSPNEIAILARNWDELNLIRLLLEKENISTCALKNNTISLVKNRSTHLLINALKKDYSLVLNPEESVQQRFEDFFERTGRSLTEPTVRTLINIAIDLDRERGYGSENLALPISVDEILTAIFEFNENGESFLENKSVLVTSFHGSKGLEFRKIILLGNGFLVNTGTIKSERRLFYVAMTRAKEELIVCSTQRNNFVQDAGLIPQVTLYPQIRLPQLVYYFDFTPGDVNLGSQITQNNQQIIKNLMEGSPIELKANFPGNGWSIFTPNNQKIGYLSHNATEFLRNKGIQAGQFEFQSHEVTVKYIYHHIKKDEITAEVLEDWFVVIPQIRVCRSLPNLIL is encoded by the coding sequence ATGCAAGATTTATCCAATATTGACTTATTTTATGCTTATTTAGACTTAGAAATTAATAGTGAAAATAATATATACCGCATAGGATTGGTATCTCTGAATTTAACAAAAGATTTTTATCAAGAAAATCTAAATCAAGCTTACGAAGAAATAAGGAAGTTGAAAAATAGTAATTTAGCAGTGTGCGGTCATAACTTCCGCCGCTTTGATTACCCTTATCTGATTGAGCAAGAACAGCAATTATCTTCTTGGCACATAATTGACACTTTAGAACTATCAATACTCGCTTTCCCCTTACAGCATTCGCATAAGCTAAATAAATATTATAAGCAAAGTGAATATTCAAGTAATAATCCTCTAGAAGACGCACAGGCAACTCGATTATTACTAGGTCAACAATTAGAAGCACTATTTAAAAAGCCTGATGAAGTACAACAGATATATATTTGGCTCCTAACTTGTGGTTGCGATGATGCAGACCTTGCATATCAACAATTTTTCAGCGATCACCTTGGTTTGAAGATTGAACAACCCGCCATAGAAATGCTGCCAGAAACAATGTTGAAAAGAATAAATCAATCCTATTTGCAGCAGCTATGGTCTAGTCCACAAACTTATGATTTTGAGATAAGATTATGCGTGGCGGGTTTACTGGCTTGGAACTATGAGTGCAATACCAATGAATCGAAGCAGGTTTTTTGTGATTGGCTCAGACATTTAAATGGTTTTCAAGCTGTACTTGAGAATTTGCGTCCTTTAAGTACAGATGAATTCGCTATCAGTTCTTACTTGGAATATTTTGAAATTCCCAGTTTTCGACCTTTGCAGTCAGAAGCTGTCCAAGCAATTATTAATAATGACCGTCCACTTGTTCTGATGCCTACTGGCGGTGGTAAATCTTTGTGCTATCAATTGCCAGCATTCATGTTCCATGAAAGGCACAAAGCACTGACTATTGTAATTTCACCGCTACAAGCATTAATGGCAGATCAGGTAGCAGATTTAGAACAAGCTGGGTTTTTCTTTTCCACCTTTATTAATGGTAATCTTTCAGCAGCAGAACGCCGCCAACGGCTCGAAGAACTGCGTTTTGGTTCCAAAGGTTTGCTATATATCAGTCCTGAGCAACTGCGGTCAATGAGTATTCGGGCATTGCTAGAACAGCGTCCTCCCGTCCTTTGGGTAATTGATGAGGCTCACTGTGTTAGCCAATGGGGTCACGATTTTCGACCAGATTATCGCTACATACCAAAATTTATTCAGGAGTTATATCAAGAGCGGCAGCTTGCAATGCCTTTGTTAGCTTTGATGACAGCAACAGCAACAGTCAAAGTTGTTGAAGATATTAAAAAGCTATTTGCTCAATATCAGTTAAATATTAATCGTACAATTGATGGGGCAATAACCAGAGAAAATCTGACTTTTCAGGTCATTCCAGTAGCAGGGAATAAAGAGCAAGTCTTACTAGAACAAGTTAAAGAAGCTATTAAACTTGGTGGTAGTACACTAGTTTATACTACTACACGCAAGAATGCCGAAAAACTGGCAGAACTTCTCAACCAAAGTCATATTAAAGCTAAATACTATCATGGCAAACTTGCAAAAGAAAAGAAACAGGAAGTTTTGCAAGAATTCAAATCAGGTAAATTGAACGTAATCACTGCGACTTGTGCATTTGGTATGGGCATTAACCGCAAGGATGTACGAGCAGTTATTCATCATTCCATGAGTGCCAATTTAGAAGGTTATGTTCAAGAAGCTGGACGGGCAGGGCGTGATGGAGAGCCAGCAGTTTGTACTTTACTATTTGACCCAAAAGATGCTGATACAGTTTTTCGTTTGCAAAGCTTGAACCAATTGAGCGAACAAGATTTGAAAAATGTCTTGATCTCAACCAGACATATTCGCGATCGCACTTTTGGGAGTGCCAGAGATGATTGGTTTTGGGTTACAACTAATGAAATCTTTCAAGAGGGCGACTTTGATGAAGAGCTTGGGGAAGATTCAGAACAGCAAAATACTAAAATTAAAGTAGGTTTGCATTACTTAGAAAACTTCGGTTTATTAGAAAGAGCCGAGAACTTTTCCAGCTTTATCCAATTTGAATTGAGCCATAATACTTTTGCAGAGTCTATGGAGCAGTTTGAGAAATATAATCAGATTAAGAGTTTATCTCGGTTTGAGGCAGATAACTTTGAGCGGTTGATTCAGGCAATGCACGTTGCTAAAGCTTATTGTAGTACTAATGATGAACCGTTTCCCCTAGATCGTCTCAGCGATGAAGCTGGCATTAGTTTACATGACCTGACTGCTAGAATTCGAGAACTACAAAGGGCTGAAGTCTGTTCTTTTGAAATACCAATTACCCTTGTGATTACCAAGGGCGTAAGAGGGGATGCCCGTAAAAACCACGAACGTATTCGTCAGCTAGAAGACCAATTGCTCAATGCACTTAATGAGCTATTTGGTAATGAAAATGAAATACAAATAAATCTGCGCGGACTTGCTTCTCGACTCGACCCAGACAATAGTAAAAAAATCAGAGCATCCAATATTATAGATATTTTAGAAGGATGGGTTGCTCAAAAATGGGTGAAGTTAAACCGTATAGCTCATGATGTGGTTCGATTGCGCGATATAAAAGTTGCAGAGCATTTACCTGAACATAAAATTTTAACAGCTACAGTATTAGAAGTTTTATATCAAGCATTGGCAGATACAACAGGGGCAAGATTACCCCTGAAGTATGAACTGGGAAGGCTGGCTACTGAAGTTACCCAACAGACTAAACTTGATTGGGATAAGGAAGAGTTGGAGGTTATTCTTCTATGGCTGCACCAAAGAAAAATAATTCGATTGAGTGACGGACTAAATTTATTCCAACAGTCACTAAAAGTTCGTGTCATAAAAAATGCAAATATTTCCACAGTAACGCGCCGTTATCCTAGAGTCGAAGCTCATTATGAAGAGCAGACTCGCCGCACTCATTACATGGTGCAATATGGAAAGCTAAAGTTAACAGAACAGCGTCAGCAATTCGTAAGTGATTACTTTGGCACAAATCAAAAAGAATTTATTTCAAAGTATCAAATTTCGGCACAAGAGATTACCAGACCAATTCTTCCAGAAGATTATAAGCAGATTGTAGAACCATTGAACTCTGCTCAAAAAGAAATTGTTATAGCTTCAGACCCAGCAATGGCAGTGATAGCAGGCCCTGGTTCTGGTAAAACAAGAACTATTGTTCATCGAATTGCTTATCTTGTGAAGGTTAAGCGAGTTGAGCCAAAGCGTATTTTAGTTTTAGCTTACAACCGTAATGCAGTTAGAGAATTACGGCTGCGGTTGCGAAATATTCTTGGGGAACAATCATCTCAAATTCGAGTTTTTACATTCCACGGTTTAGCATTAGCACTGTTGGGACGAACCGTAGGTGAATATAGTAGAACTCAGGCAATAAATTTTGATCGGCTTTTAATTGAAGCTTGCGAACTACTTGCAAAAGGCGAAGAATTTGAAGATGTTGATGATGATATTCAAGCCCGACGAATTCAACTGTTAGGTAAGTTGGAGTATATCTTCGTTGATGAATATCAAGATGTCAGTGAAAAGGAATATCGTTTGATTAAATTAATTTCTGGTTTAAATGAATCTGAGGATAAAAAGAAGTCAGTACAAATTAATCTCTGCGTTATTGGAGATGATGACCAAAATATTTTTGAATTTAATGGTGCTAATACGAAGTATATTCTTCAATTTAAAGATGAATACAACGCAAAAACATTATTGTTGACCGCGAATTACCGTTCTACAGAAAATATTATTGAAGTTGCTAATGAGTTAATTCAAAAAAATCCAGAAAGATGTAAACAAGCTCCAGAAGAACAAATTCATATTAACTATGAGAGGCAAGGAACCAAAGGGCAGCCTGTTGTAGCTTTGAAATTCAATAACGCATTCCAACAGGCAGGCTGGATTAAAGATAAAATCCAAACATGGCTTGACTCAGGTACTTCCCCAAATGAGATTGCTATTTTAGCACGCAACTGGGATGAACTTAATCTTATAAGATTGCTATTAGAAAAAGAAAATATTTCTACTTGTGCCTTGAAAAATAATACTATATCTTTAGTCAAAAATCGTTCTACTCATCTGCTGATTAATGCTTTAAAGAAAGACTATAGCCTAGTTTTAAATCCTGAAGAATCAGTTCAGCAAAGATTTGAGGATTTTTTTGAACGTACTGGTCGTAGCCTAACAGAGCCTACTGTTAGAACCTTAATCAATATTGCTATAGATTTAGATCGGGAGCGAGGGTATGGGTCTGAAAATCTTGCGCTGCCCATTAGTGTTGATGAAATATTAACTGCTATCTTTGAATTTAATGAAAATGGTGAATCTTTTTTAGAAAACAAGTCAGTTCTAGTTACTAGTTTTCATGGCTCAAAAGGTTTAGAGTTCCGTAAAATCATACTATTAGGTAATGGATTTCTAGTTAATACTGGCACAATCAAATCAGAACGTCGGCTATTTTATGTTGCTATGACTCGTGCCAAAGAAGAATTAATTGTTTGTTCTACTCAAAGGAACAATTTTGTACAAGATGCTGGTTTAATTCCTCAAGTAACTCTTTATCCTCAGATTCGACTTCCTCAATTAGTTTATTACTTTGATTTCACTCCAGGTGATGTTAATTTAGGATCTCAGATTACTCAAAATAACCAACAAATTATTAAAAACTTAATGGAGGGTAGTCCAATTGAGCTAAAAGCCAATTTTCCTGGAAATGGTTGGAGCATTTTTACACCCAATAATCAAAAAATCGGTTATTTATCTCACAATGCAACAGAATTTTTAAGAAACAAAGGAATTCAAGCTGGTCAGTTTGAATTCCAAAGCCATGAGGTGACAGTTAAATATATCTACCATCACATTAAAAAAGATGAGATAACAGCAGAAGTTTTAGAGGATTGGTTTGTTGTTATTCCTCAAATACGAGTGTGCAGAAGCTTACCGAACCTGATTCTATAA
- a CDS encoding thermonuclease family protein, producing MKPLWKTLVILTAIAGATIIAISIFQRTNQPSIALTEEWIATQVADGDSITVRQTDGSQMSVELCGIDAPEMKQGEVPAQALSNKAKQKLLKLAAAANNQLMIIPVAKDSDGRTVAEVMARGESDTEISFQEELLKSGLAKTRLGGVECPNQIAFENAQRLAIASKTGVWSQDKRK from the coding sequence ATGAAGCCATTGTGGAAAACTCTCGTAATCTTAACTGCGATCGCTGGAGCTACCATCATCGCTATCTCGATTTTCCAAAGAACTAACCAGCCATCCATCGCACTTACTGAAGAATGGATAGCTACTCAAGTGGCAGATGGGGACAGCATCACAGTCCGCCAAACCGATGGCAGCCAAATGTCAGTTGAGCTTTGTGGAATTGATGCCCCAGAAATGAAACAAGGTGAAGTGCCAGCACAAGCATTGAGCAATAAAGCAAAACAGAAGTTGCTTAAGCTAGCCGCTGCTGCCAATAACCAACTGATGATCATTCCAGTGGCAAAAGATAGCGATGGGCGCACTGTTGCTGAAGTGATGGCTCGTGGAGAGAGCGATACTGAGATTAGCTTTCAAGAAGAACTGCTTAAAAGCGGCTTGGCTAAAACGCGGCTTGGTGGGGTGGAATGCCCAAATCAAATAGCTTTCGAGAATGCCCAGAGATTAGCGATCGCTTCTAAGACTGGAGTGTGGAGTCAAGACAAACGAAAGTAG
- a CDS encoding thiamine phosphate synthase, with protein MADQKETIKPFKKIAIFDIFSGENSEIICSDKSKIAAQVNKWVNRAISNGADSCYVRLYEANKENIDTIIENLSYKILQIILPFSLNYKSSLVSAFHFREKDQIKMPEAKSNNVLFGKSCHSLKSIEEAEYEGLDYVFFSPIFATPTHPEAKGIGLDMLTQACKSTQMKVFALGGINENNYQKCLDAGASGIAAISMFKK; from the coding sequence ATGGCTGACCAAAAAGAAACAATAAAACCTTTTAAAAAAATCGCCATATTTGATATTTTCTCAGGAGAGAATTCCGAAATAATTTGTTCTGACAAATCAAAAATTGCTGCTCAAGTTAATAAATGGGTAAACAGAGCTATCAGCAACGGTGCAGATTCGTGTTATGTAAGATTATATGAGGCAAATAAAGAAAATATAGATACAATTATTGAGAATTTATCCTACAAAATATTGCAAATTATTTTACCATTTTCTCTAAATTATAAATCTTCTTTAGTTAGTGCTTTTCATTTTAGAGAAAAAGACCAAATTAAAATGCCAGAGGCAAAAAGCAATAATGTACTGTTTGGAAAATCATGTCACTCATTAAAATCTATAGAAGAGGCAGAGTATGAGGGATTAGACTATGTATTTTTTTCACCAATTTTTGCAACCCCAACTCATCCAGAAGCAAAAGGTATTGGTCTAGATATGCTCACTCAAGCTTGCAAATCAACACAAATGAAAGTCTTTGCTCTTGGGGGAATTAACGAAAACAATTATCAAAAATGTCTTGATGCTGGTGCGTCTGGTATTGCAGCGATTAGTATGTTTAAAAAATAA
- a CDS encoding S1/P1 nuclease, whose translation MTIFSTILIWQHPAFAWNKSGHMVSGAIAYSELKQSNQQNLDKVVAILKEHPEYSKFEQQWNSLNQSNISPEDKNLYLFMWAAKWADEARDNPEFNHPTWHYINFPYQPGRASNSIPREIPDEENIIFAFQKNLDVVKSNASNSDKAVAICWLFHLIGDVHQPLHTTKLITNQYPQPEGDRGGTRFYIRVKPNSQTISLHKFWDDLILGSERFQAVRNAATSLRSSYQRNKLPELRETKFNNWAKLESFRIAKQDAYLNGKLSGSSDKNDGKLLPANYAATAKQIAQRRMSLAGYRLADVLNQLLGQR comes from the coding sequence TTGACAATATTCTCAACAATCCTGATTTGGCAGCACCCAGCTTTTGCTTGGAATAAGTCTGGACACATGGTTTCAGGAGCGATCGCTTACAGTGAACTTAAGCAAAGTAATCAGCAAAACCTTGATAAAGTTGTGGCTATTTTAAAAGAACATCCCGAATATTCCAAGTTTGAACAACAGTGGAACTCTCTTAATCAATCTAATATATCTCCTGAAGATAAAAACTTGTACTTGTTTATGTGGGCAGCAAAATGGGCAGATGAAGCTCGTGATAACCCAGAATTTAATCATCCAACTTGGCATTACATTAACTTTCCTTATCAACCCGGTAGAGCTTCAAACTCGATTCCCCGTGAAATCCCTGATGAAGAAAATATTATATTTGCTTTCCAAAAAAACCTTGATGTTGTTAAAAGCAATGCCAGTAACAGTGACAAAGCAGTTGCAATATGTTGGCTGTTCCATTTAATAGGGGATGTACATCAGCCATTGCATACTACCAAACTAATAACTAACCAGTACCCACAACCAGAAGGCGATCGAGGCGGTACACGTTTTTACATTAGAGTTAAACCAAATAGCCAAACGATTAGTTTGCATAAATTCTGGGATGACCTAATTCTTGGCAGCGAAAGGTTTCAAGCAGTTCGTAACGCTGCTACTAGCCTTAGATCATCTTACCAACGTAATAAATTACCTGAATTAAGAGAAACTAAATTTAATAACTGGGCGAAGTTGGAAAGCTTTAGAATAGCAAAACAAGACGCATATCTAAATGGAAAACTTTCTGGTAGTAGTGATAAGAATGATGGGAAACTCTTACCAGCAAATTATGCTGCTACAGCTAAACAAATTGCCCAACGTCGAATGAGCTTGGCAGGCTATCGCCTAGCCGATGTGCTAAACCAATTGTTGGGACAGAGGTAA
- a CDS encoding nuclease A inhibitor family protein: MTNEITEKLKQASDGLLMMSESEYPFEVFLWTNQAQEPITAQKLLQLTGHPQDSPIEEVELEYFFRNCAFEQEWHNELQKSDVKKFKTLVESLKDNLKSIKVYRIGTRNIDVYIIGETLDEDLAGISTKVIET, translated from the coding sequence ATGACTAACGAGATTACGGAAAAACTTAAACAAGCCTCCGATGGTTTGTTAATGATGAGCGAATCAGAGTATCCTTTTGAAGTTTTTTTATGGACTAATCAAGCTCAAGAACCAATAACCGCTCAAAAACTTCTCCAACTAACAGGGCATCCTCAAGATTCGCCAATAGAAGAAGTTGAATTAGAGTATTTTTTTAGGAATTGTGCCTTTGAACAAGAGTGGCATAATGAATTGCAGAAATCAGATGTTAAGAAATTTAAAACACTTGTTGAATCCTTGAAAGATAATCTAAAGTCAATCAAGGTTTATCGCATAGGCACAAGAAATATTGATGTCTATATTATTGGGGAAACTTTAGATGAAGACTTAGCAGGAATCTCAACAAAAGTTATTGAAACTTAG
- a CDS encoding DNA/RNA non-specific endonuclease, with amino-acid sequence MQTDYWTYEVKLDLVLFNFWRKVYRNGWLTGVVIVLLITFNTLFSAKGATTVEGFETGSKGSYASSDVTLSTGLWNLDDALIGNLTSDAKSGTQSARIRNSGKVSMKFDRSTGAGTVSIKHAKFGSDGSTNWQLWCSSNSGISWLQVGSTVTTSSTTLQTATFTPNISGTSRCEVRKSDGTTNRTNIDDITITDYGTSGGGGSTSVHLTMGNPSGAGASDINNYLLDKAQYAVGYNCSLGRANWVSWQLNSSWLGSTPRQDDFRADTTLPAGCYQVQSTDFSGSGFDRGHMTPSGDRTSTVTVNSSTFLMSNMIAQAPDNNQGIWANLEDYARTLVSQGKELYIISGGYGVGGTGSNGTFSTIAGGKVTVPNRTWKILVVLDTPGSGVSGVTTSTRVIAVNIPNAQGVRTADWRNYRVSVDSLESLTGFDFLSLVSTSIQSVIEAQVDNL; translated from the coding sequence ATGCAAACGGACTACTGGACTTACGAGGTTAAATTAGACCTAGTGTTATTTAATTTTTGGCGCAAAGTTTATCGTAATGGGTGGTTGACAGGAGTAGTAATAGTTTTACTAATTACCTTCAACACGTTATTTAGTGCAAAAGGTGCAACGACTGTTGAAGGTTTTGAAACTGGCTCAAAAGGCAGTTATGCTTCCTCTGATGTCACCCTCAGCACAGGTCTTTGGAATTTAGATGATGCCTTGATTGGTAATCTTACCAGTGATGCAAAAAGCGGTACACAATCTGCACGTATCCGCAACAGTGGTAAAGTCTCAATGAAATTTGACCGCAGCACTGGTGCTGGTACAGTTAGCATTAAACACGCAAAGTTTGGTTCTGATGGTAGTACCAATTGGCAGTTGTGGTGTTCAAGTAATAGTGGTATTTCATGGTTACAAGTAGGTTCAACAGTCACAACTAGTTCAACAACTTTACAGACTGCAACTTTTACGCCTAACATCTCTGGCACATCTCGCTGTGAAGTCCGCAAGAGTGATGGTACTACCAACAGAACTAACATTGATGATATTACCATCACCGATTATGGTACTTCAGGTGGCGGCGGTAGTACAAGTGTACACCTAACAATGGGTAATCCCAGTGGTGCTGGAGCTTCAGATATAAACAATTATTTGCTGGATAAAGCGCAGTATGCAGTTGGATACAATTGTTCATTAGGACGAGCCAATTGGGTATCTTGGCAGTTGAATAGTAGTTGGTTAGGAAGCACACCAAGACAAGATGACTTTCGTGCGGATACTACCTTACCAGCAGGATGCTATCAAGTTCAATCTACCGATTTTAGTGGTAGTGGATTTGATAGAGGACACATGACCCCTTCAGGCGACCGGACTAGCACAGTTACGGTTAACTCCAGCACCTTTTTGATGAGTAACATGATTGCACAAGCGCCTGACAACAATCAGGGGATTTGGGCTAATTTAGAAGATTACGCTAGAACTCTGGTTAGCCAGGGGAAAGAACTCTACATTATATCTGGTGGATATGGCGTAGGTGGGACTGGGAGCAATGGAACTTTTAGCACGATTGCTGGTGGTAAGGTGACAGTTCCCAATCGCACTTGGAAAATTCTTGTTGTCTTAGACACTCCTGGGTCTGGAGTCTCTGGTGTCACAACATCTACAAGGGTGATTGCAGTTAACATTCCCAACGCCCAAGGGGTTCGGACTGCTGACTGGAGAAATTACCGAGTCAGTGTTGATTCACTGGAATCTTTAACCGGATTCGATTTTTTATCACTTGTTTCAACATCTATTCAATCTGTAATAGAAGCACAAGTTGATAATTTGTAA
- a CDS encoding PEP-CTERM sorting domain-containing protein: MGIIKKILAITASITLSYVVTGVRPTQAAIVTYDFDASLNTGALQGTKFPGTFSYDNSEQTGIGQEFISLKTLDFSLLGTTFTKADLSQGGQVIINNGNVEDFTAAFFSPFNIAFGFGGPGIIGYSGLGTSGEGVYTIRAETVPEPTDIYGGPIALGFGWLMKRKLKALKAD, encoded by the coding sequence ATGGGCATTATTAAAAAAATCTTAGCTATAACAGCTAGCATTACTTTGAGCTATGTTGTTACCGGAGTCAGACCTACTCAAGCAGCTATAGTGACTTATGATTTTGATGCATCATTAAATACAGGAGCGTTGCAAGGTACTAAATTCCCTGGCACGTTCAGCTATGATAATTCAGAGCAAACAGGGATAGGACAGGAATTTATCTCTTTAAAAACTTTAGATTTTAGTCTTTTAGGGACTACTTTTACTAAAGCAGATTTAAGTCAAGGTGGACAAGTGATAATTAATAATGGAAATGTAGAGGATTTTACTGCTGCTTTCTTTTCACCTTTCAATATTGCATTTGGATTTGGTGGGCCAGGAATTATTGGATACAGTGGTTTAGGTACAAGTGGTGAAGGAGTTTACACAATTCGAGCCGAAACTGTTCCAGAACCAACAGATATTTATGGCGGTCCAATAGCATTAGGGTTTGGATGGTTAATGAAGCGTAAACTAAAAGCCTTGAAAGCAGATTAG
- a CDS encoding DUF6748 domain-containing protein codes for MNKQSFNYKYPIIPLLGAIIVTNGFLSKVSAQNISAPETTDSVAVSVKNQEFPQWGYYMVRRDFRKCASPVCGGYFIKQVNLKATPCLDGVFRSECYVSAIDWSSLKVSLDELIKIQNDDGSRVILRGNIVPVTFPGFGEFGNLRVKEAFYATTNTPAKGTFVALKDNGIRCITTPCFSTDNLVLNKPKTTQVSSIDLSQIGATQKQLDAATSEIFGQGLIAVGKTEVVENVDPTKRDTKFVATQFYLRVEPN; via the coding sequence ATGAACAAACAATCGTTTAACTACAAATACCCAATTATTCCTCTATTAGGTGCAATAATAGTCACCAACGGATTTCTATCCAAAGTATCGGCGCAAAATATTTCTGCTCCAGAGACTACTGATTCTGTTGCAGTCAGTGTCAAAAACCAAGAGTTTCCTCAATGGGGATATTACATGGTGCGAAGAGATTTTCGCAAGTGTGCTTCTCCAGTATGCGGTGGGTATTTTATAAAACAAGTCAACTTGAAAGCTACTCCTTGCTTAGATGGTGTTTTTCGCTCCGAATGCTATGTGTCTGCAATTGATTGGAGTTCCCTGAAAGTCTCGCTTGACGAACTAATAAAAATTCAAAATGATGATGGTAGCCGTGTAATTCTCAGAGGTAACATTGTTCCAGTAACATTTCCTGGATTCGGCGAGTTTGGGAATTTGAGAGTAAAAGAAGCCTTCTATGCTACGACAAATACACCAGCAAAAGGTACTTTTGTGGCACTAAAAGACAATGGCATTCGTTGCATCACAACTCCTTGCTTTTCCACAGATAATCTGGTTCTAAATAAACCTAAAACTACTCAAGTTTCATCAATTGATTTGAGTCAAATCGGTGCAACACAAAAACAACTTGACGCAGCAACAAGCGAAATTTTTGGTCAAGGTTTGATTGCTGTAGGTAAAACTGAGGTAGTAGAAAACGTAGATCCAACCAAGAGAGATACTAAGTTTGTGGCTACACAATTTTATCTGAGAGTGGAACCGAACTAA